The Miscanthus floridulus cultivar M001 chromosome 17, ASM1932011v1, whole genome shotgun sequence genome has a window encoding:
- the LOC136515641 gene encoding uncharacterized protein — translation MHITPRDGSSNKKKDLPFKASQEKKGKGKIKEVIIESSSDYDSGDQKLVLMLGYLDHQFPYEKKDKYKKKNKDKKNDSSDDGDKEKKKYKTYKKDGKKKRFHKMKNGKAYIFDGWLTDIDFSSDLSSNGSDDEAAEKINHDKLVISYDLLYNDIHDTSNNVVKVDIATSCDDLIVESTEQGSCSKGKQVVVAKYYDDYVKMKNEKLKKDIEKLSINGTIIIEKQDDDYDMALEEDMLK, via the exons atgcacatcactcctcgCGATGGATCTTccaacaagaagaaagatttgccTTTCAAggctagtcaagagaagaaggGCAAGGGAAAGATCAAGGAGGTCATCATTGAGAGCTCAAGTGATTATGATAGTGGTGATCAGAAGCTTGTTCTCATG CTTGGTTACCTAGATCATCAATTTCCTTAtgagaagaaagacaagtacaagaaaaagaacaaggacaagaaaaatgattcaagtgatgatggtgacaaagaaaagaagaaatacAAGACatacaagaaggatggcaagaagaagcgATTCCACAAGatgaagaatggcaaggcatatatTTTTGATGGTTGGCTCACCGATATTGACTTCTCAAGTGACTTATCCTCAAATGGTAGTGATGATGAAGCAGCTGAAAAG atcaaCCATGACAAGCTTGTGATTTCATATGATCTTTTATATAATGATATCCATGATACATCTAACAATGTTGTCAAAGTGGATATAgcaacatcatgtgatgacttgattgttgagagcactGAGCAAGGCTCttgtagcaaaggcaagcaagtggttgtggCCAAgtactatgatgattatgtcaagatgaagaatgagaagcttaagaaagaCATTGAGAAGCTATCAATCAATGGCACAATCATCATTGAGAAGCAAGATGATGACTATGACATGGCTCTTGAGGAAGACATGCTTAAATAA